The stretch of DNA CCAGGTACTGCTTCGGCTTTCAGACTGCTATCTCGTTATGGGACATAGCGAAGCGGCTGTACTTGGGTATCGGCATGTGCTCTCGGTCGATCCCCGGAATGCCGTGGCCCACCAGAAACTGGCTGAGTTGACTGATCCCGGCGCCCGATCCTAAAGGGTAAGGTTTCGCCGCTGTTCAAAATATTCGAGGAGGGGGTCTCAAGCCGCACAAGCATTTGCCGACAAAGAAGATATAAAAATGCAGAGGGCCAAATACGCGACACGTATGTACAGACAGGCTTCGGAAGAAGGGGGGGCACACGAACATAGACGCTGTGGTGTTCATGGGATCAGATACACTGAATTACCGACCAATTAACATGGGAAGTGCAGGTCATCCTGATGTGAAAACAAAGAGGAAAAGGAAACCTCACTAAAACAATCACGGAGGAGATTGACTCATGGCACTTCGTATCAACCACAACATCGCGTCGTTGAACGCCAACCGGAATCTCGGTTTGACTACGACCAGCATGGAAAAGTCCATGCAGAAGTTGTCATCCGGCTTCCGTATCAACGTCGCCGCTGACGACCCGGCCGGCCTGGTGATCTCGGAGCAGTTCCGCGCTCAGATTGCCGGTCTGAACCGCGCCATCCAGAACTCGGAAGGATCGATCAGCATGATTCAGACGGCAGAGGGCGCTCTGACCGAAATCAACAACCTGTTGATCTCGATGAGAGAACTGGCCATTCATGCCGCCAACGAAGGTTTTAACGACAGCGATCAGCTCGCTGCCGACCAGGCCGAAATCGAAAACGCGGTCAAGACCATCGACCGCATCGCGGCCAACACCCAGTTCGGCACTAAGAAGCTGCTCGATGGCTCCA from Candidatus Zixiibacteriota bacterium encodes:
- a CDS encoding flagellin — its product is MALRINHNIASLNANRNLGLTTTSMEKSMQKLSSGFRINVAADDPAGLVISEQFRAQIAGLNRAIQNSEGSISMIQTAEGALTEINNLLISMRELAIHAANEGFNDSDQLAADQAEIENAVKTIDRIAANTQFGTKKLLDGSKENVASITSNNNTGLTIKSSGLSSGTHYVTVTKTADSTSTLNVQNLGLTLSNVDGDPYNLTGGVHNIDVVQSSAGATKISGVITTVGEDAFGNDFAINATPQQASIVSGGAIAAVVAAGVGT